A stretch of the Streptomyces ortus genome encodes the following:
- a CDS encoding NADP-dependent oxidoreductase gives MKSVRFHEYGGPDVLRYEEVEQPIPAAGEVRIQVAATSFNPVDGNIRAGFMQGPIPVTLPHTPGIDVSGTVDALGEGVDVVSVGDRVVGFLPMTGTGAAAEYVIAPAELLTAAPTSIPLADAGGLPLVGLTAWQALFDHAALTPGQRVLINGAGGAVGGYAVQLAKHAGAHVIATAGPRSGERARAAGADEVFGHGVPELSALVDVVLNLAPVDPMQLAALTSVVRDDGVVVNTTVWMPAPSDEDRGVRGVNLFVNSDAGQLARLVTLVDSGVLRVDIARRVPLADLPALHAEAAEGALAGKAIVLPSRPTLPSASFA, from the coding sequence CGGACGTCCTGCGGTACGAGGAGGTGGAGCAGCCGATTCCCGCGGCCGGGGAGGTCCGGATCCAGGTGGCCGCGACATCGTTCAACCCGGTCGACGGCAACATCCGCGCGGGCTTCATGCAGGGCCCCATCCCGGTGACGCTGCCGCACACCCCCGGCATCGACGTCTCGGGCACGGTCGACGCACTGGGCGAGGGCGTGGACGTCGTGAGCGTGGGAGACCGGGTGGTCGGCTTCCTGCCGATGACCGGCACCGGCGCGGCGGCGGAGTACGTGATCGCACCGGCCGAGCTGCTGACGGCGGCGCCCACGAGCATCCCGCTGGCCGATGCGGGCGGACTGCCGCTGGTCGGCCTCACCGCCTGGCAGGCTCTCTTCGACCACGCCGCGCTGACCCCGGGCCAACGGGTGCTCATCAACGGTGCGGGCGGCGCGGTCGGCGGTTACGCCGTCCAACTGGCCAAGCACGCCGGCGCCCACGTGATCGCCACGGCCGGGCCGCGCAGCGGCGAGCGGGCCAGGGCGGCGGGCGCCGACGAGGTGTTCGGCCACGGAGTTCCCGAACTCTCCGCGCTGGTCGACGTCGTACTCAACCTCGCGCCGGTCGATCCGATGCAGCTGGCCGCCCTGACCTCCGTGGTGCGCGACGACGGTGTCGTGGTGAACACGACGGTGTGGATGCCCGCGCCGTCCGACGAGGACCGCGGCGTACGCGGCGTCAACCTGTTCGTCAACAGCGACGCCGGGCAGCTGGCACGGCTGGTGACACTGGTCGACTCCGGAGTGCTGCGCGTCGACATCGCCCGGCGGGTGCCGCTGGCCGACCTGCCGGCCCTGCACGCGGAGGCCGCCGAAGGAGCGCTCGCCGGAAAGGCCATCGTCCTTCCCTCCCGTCCCACCCTTCCCTCCGCTTCTTTCGCTTGA
- a CDS encoding alpha/beta hydrolase fold domain-containing protein: MWKAGDHVARSGPRAVGVMGDSAGGGLAAALSILARDRGGPAIARQILLMPVLDDRTPTPDPHIEPYLLWTYDDSRTAWPAPDLPHRVRTGAPLNEPDPATFYGGDHRGYTDYPTFRTTTMTMTMTATTSMAS; encoded by the coding sequence ATCTGGAAAGCAGGAGACCATGTCGCTCGGTCTGGACCCCGCGCGGTCGGTGTGATGGGCGACAGCGCGGGCGGTGGCCTGGCGGCGGCGTTGTCGATTCTCGCCCGGGACCGCGGCGGACCGGCGATCGCCCGGCAGATCCTGCTCATGCCGGTGCTCGACGACCGCACCCCCACACCCGACCCGCACATCGAGCCGTACCTGCTGTGGACCTACGACGACAGCCGCACCGCGTGGCCTGCGCCCGACCTGCCCCACCGCGTCCGCACGGGCGCCCCGCTCAACGAGCCCGACCCGGCCACCTTCTACGGCGGCGACCACCGCGGCTACACCGACTATCCGACCTTCCGCACCACGACCATGACCATGACCATGACCGCGACGACAAGTATGGCGAGTTGA
- a CDS encoding SRPBCC family protein yields MTSLLIGPADRTVVITVQQRTRTSPRDAFRILAPIDLPTVFRPVAPFPGVSGVKNQTGAWDHAGPRRNPQFDDGSQVDEELTEYVPDSSFAYQLTGFTNVLSRLAAGVRGEFNVNPDGDGTLIRWTYEFKALPGRRWILAGPFAPLWRRYMVAALDRCVHVIETETGGKETPHGPG; encoded by the coding sequence ATGACCAGTCTCCTCATCGGCCCGGCGGACAGAACCGTCGTGATCACCGTCCAGCAGCGGACCCGCACGTCACCCCGGGACGCTTTCCGCATCCTGGCGCCCATCGATCTGCCCACCGTCTTCCGCCCGGTGGCCCCGTTTCCCGGGGTCAGCGGTGTGAAGAACCAGACGGGGGCCTGGGATCACGCGGGACCGCGAAGGAACCCGCAGTTCGACGACGGCTCCCAGGTCGACGAAGAACTCACCGAGTACGTACCGGACTCCTCCTTCGCCTACCAGCTCACCGGCTTCACCAACGTCCTGTCCCGCCTCGCGGCCGGTGTCCGGGGCGAGTTCAACGTCAACCCCGACGGTGACGGCACGCTCATCCGCTGGACCTACGAGTTCAAGGCACTGCCCGGCCGCCGCTGGATCCTCGCCGGCCCCTTCGCCCCGCTCTGGCGCCGCTACATGGTGGCCGCCCTCGACCGATGCGTCCACGTCATCGAAACAGAGACCGGCGGCAAGGAGACGCCGCACGGGCCCGGGTGA
- a CDS encoding PadR family transcriptional regulator, whose protein sequence is MTRRNPPLTEPQYFILAALMDGPLHGYGIIKAAERATGGRVRIAVGTLYGALERMERAGLVAAGHEEIVDGRARRYYRLTEDGTEALGREALRMQQAAAVVIGHSRDAGAAPA, encoded by the coding sequence ATGACCAGACGGAATCCGCCCCTGACGGAACCGCAGTACTTCATCCTTGCCGCACTCATGGACGGCCCGTTGCACGGTTACGGCATCATCAAGGCCGCCGAGCGGGCCACCGGCGGGAGGGTCCGGATCGCTGTCGGCACTCTCTACGGCGCGTTGGAGCGGATGGAACGGGCTGGGCTGGTGGCCGCCGGCCACGAGGAGATCGTGGACGGGCGGGCGCGGCGCTACTACCGGCTCACCGAGGACGGCACCGAGGCGCTCGGCCGGGAGGCGCTGCGGATGCAGCAGGCGGCGGCCGTCGTCATCGGACACTCGCGGGACGCGGGCGCGGCCCCGGCATGA
- a CDS encoding phosphatase PAP2 family protein — translation MTQHDSQSLPTHRPGPATQATPETPEKTLDTPGPPSRTTRPWMPALLYTLGFLTVYLLAICTPWGQRTENALFRLGNGNPETAWIYPLSGAAYGSTPLPPLELSAKPTLMVGLAVIVVLTLVRRCWRQGFAALGVVVLATGGKEVLKSTLPRPDLVGAPENLLDQGFPSGHTAIPAALTFAAVLVLSPRIRPYVAMVGVLWLACIAAYSATMGGHRPSEVLGATLLACACYGLATWLLPPPAAVPNATRIPRALPFITLTAALAVALVSGARSDTLTRSLVSAATAFICAALVWHAAVGRPAHAVRRPHTTLA, via the coding sequence ATGACTCAGCACGATTCCCAGTCCCTGCCCACGCACCGCCCGGGGCCCGCAACGCAGGCCACCCCCGAGACCCCCGAGAAGACCCTCGACACCCCCGGCCCTCCGTCCCGCACGACCCGGCCGTGGATGCCTGCGCTGCTGTACACCCTGGGGTTCCTGACGGTCTACCTGCTCGCCATCTGCACCCCGTGGGGGCAACGAACTGAGAACGCCCTGTTCCGCCTCGGCAACGGGAACCCTGAAACTGCCTGGATCTACCCCCTGTCAGGAGCGGCCTACGGCTCGACGCCCCTCCCACCGCTGGAATTGAGCGCCAAGCCCACCCTGATGGTGGGCCTGGCCGTCATCGTGGTCCTCACGCTGGTCCGGCGGTGCTGGCGGCAGGGGTTCGCGGCGCTCGGGGTCGTCGTTCTCGCGACCGGAGGCAAGGAGGTGCTCAAATCGACCCTGCCCCGCCCCGATCTGGTGGGCGCGCCCGAGAACCTCCTTGATCAGGGTTTCCCCAGCGGGCACACGGCCATCCCCGCCGCGCTGACCTTCGCCGCCGTCCTCGTGCTCTCCCCCCGGATCCGCCCCTACGTCGCCATGGTCGGTGTGCTGTGGCTCGCCTGCATCGCCGCCTACAGCGCGACCATGGGCGGCCACCGGCCCAGCGAGGTGCTGGGAGCCACACTGTTGGCCTGTGCGTGTTACGGCCTCGCCACCTGGCTGCTGCCGCCGCCGGCCGCCGTGCCGAACGCCACGCGGATCCCCCGTGCGCTGCCCTTCATCACCCTGACGGCGGCACTGGCCGTCGCCCTCGTCTCCGGCGCGCGGAGCGACACCCTCACCAGGTCACTGGTCTCCGCGGCGACGGCCTTCATATGCGCGGCCCTGGTCTGGCACGCCGCAGTCGGGCGACCAGCACACGCTGTACGCCGCCCACACACCACCCTGGCCTGA
- a CDS encoding response regulator transcription factor, which yields MSHAENTSTESRPDPVRVVIVDDEELVRMALRLVIDGEPDLTVVAEAADGSAALTVVAEQRPDVVLMDVRMPGRDGLETTRELLARPAPPRVLMLTTFDSDDLVLGALRVGALGFVLKDTPPARILDAVRTVADGNPVLSPAATARVIAAATGPDSAHARDRHRAAARERLSSLTERERETARAIADGLGNPQIAERLHISVATVKAHTGSLFAKLAVENRVQIALLIRDAED from the coding sequence ATGAGCCACGCCGAGAACACGTCGACCGAGAGCCGGCCCGATCCCGTACGGGTCGTCATCGTCGACGACGAGGAACTGGTCCGCATGGCCCTGCGCCTCGTCATCGACGGCGAACCGGACCTGACCGTCGTGGCGGAGGCGGCCGACGGCAGCGCCGCGCTGACCGTGGTGGCCGAACAGCGGCCCGACGTCGTACTCATGGACGTACGCATGCCGGGCCGGGACGGTCTGGAGACGACCCGGGAACTGCTCGCCCGGCCGGCGCCGCCCCGGGTGCTGATGCTGACCACCTTCGACTCCGACGACCTGGTGCTCGGGGCACTGCGCGTCGGAGCGCTCGGCTTCGTCCTCAAGGACACCCCGCCCGCCCGCATCCTCGACGCGGTGCGGACCGTCGCGGACGGCAACCCGGTGCTGTCACCGGCGGCCACCGCACGGGTGATCGCCGCGGCCACCGGACCGGACTCCGCGCACGCCCGTGACCGTCACCGCGCCGCCGCGCGTGAACGCCTGTCCTCGCTGACCGAACGGGAACGGGAGACCGCCCGCGCCATCGCGGACGGACTGGGCAACCCGCAGATCGCCGAACGGCTGCACATCTCCGTCGCGACCGTCAAGGCCCACACCGGCAGCCTCTTCGCCAAACTGGCGGTCGAGAACCGGGTACAGATCGCGCTGCTGATCCGGGACGCGGAGGACTGA
- a CDS encoding sensor histidine kinase, translated as MPRLGVGQQAWRLTVAALVGLPIWLTTLALSRKQPGGPDTWILVGDPLVALGCLTLLVWRRRRPLTVALAVAVVSTASASATGAALLALCSVATRRRPVEIGAVVLAYVIASQLSVGMFPVEGSDDVALWVQVVVPALTAGMAVAAGMAVGARRAEMRSLRERAESAEREQSARAAQARAMERNRIAREMHDVLAHRISLVAMQAGVLDHRRDLPADENRVLVRGIAEGSHQALEELREVLGVLRADPGRPEPPQPSLDRVPDLVADARASGLDVRLTDGVTATPPGGAGRTCYRIVQEALTNAAKHAPGAVVQVTLDGAEGGTLDIRVRNGPAPLRTTRPPASGFGLLGLGERITLAGGELDHRATPDGGYVLTARLPWPDGPAPTHEKSA; from the coding sequence ATGCCGCGGCTCGGGGTGGGGCAGCAGGCCTGGCGGCTGACGGTGGCCGCGCTCGTCGGCCTGCCGATCTGGCTGACGACCCTCGCTCTGTCGCGCAAGCAGCCCGGCGGCCCGGACACCTGGATCCTCGTCGGCGATCCGCTGGTGGCCCTCGGGTGTCTGACGCTGCTCGTGTGGCGACGGCGGCGGCCCCTCACGGTGGCCCTGGCGGTCGCGGTCGTCTCGACCGCGTCGGCGTCCGCCACCGGCGCCGCCCTGCTGGCACTGTGCTCGGTCGCCACCCGCCGCCGCCCGGTGGAGATCGGGGCCGTCGTCCTGGCCTACGTGATCGCGTCGCAGCTCTCCGTCGGGATGTTCCCGGTGGAGGGCTCGGACGACGTGGCGTTGTGGGTCCAGGTCGTGGTGCCGGCGCTGACGGCGGGGATGGCGGTGGCCGCGGGCATGGCCGTCGGGGCGCGACGGGCCGAGATGCGGTCCCTGCGGGAGCGGGCGGAGAGCGCGGAACGGGAGCAGAGCGCGCGGGCGGCGCAGGCACGGGCCATGGAGCGCAACCGGATCGCCCGCGAGATGCACGACGTCCTCGCGCACCGCATCTCCCTGGTCGCCATGCAGGCCGGGGTGCTCGACCACCGCCGTGACCTCCCGGCCGACGAGAACCGCGTCCTGGTCCGCGGCATTGCCGAGGGCTCCCACCAGGCACTGGAAGAGCTGCGCGAGGTCCTCGGCGTGCTCCGCGCCGACCCGGGCCGGCCGGAACCGCCGCAGCCCTCCCTCGACCGGGTCCCCGACCTGGTGGCCGACGCCCGCGCCTCGGGACTCGACGTCCGGCTGACCGACGGCGTGACCGCGACCCCGCCCGGCGGCGCCGGCCGGACCTGCTACCGGATCGTCCAGGAAGCGCTGACCAACGCCGCGAAGCACGCTCCCGGCGCGGTCGTACAGGTCACCCTCGACGGCGCTGAGGGCGGCACCCTCGACATCCGCGTCCGCAACGGACCGGCCCCGCTGCGCACCACCCGGCCGCCCGCCTCCGGCTTCGGCCTGCTGGGCCTCGGCGAACGGATCACCCTCGCCGGCGGCGAACTCGACCACCGTGCCACGCCCGACGGCGGGTACGTTCTCACCGCACGACTGCCCTGGCCGGACGGCCCCGCCCCCACCCACGAAAAGAGCGCATGA
- a CDS encoding alpha/beta hydrolase, whose protein sequence is MRRSLPLAVTAAALTVTALPASAPAATPSSPVSVAATTAPAPGALRWGPCPEGAAAPRLECATLEVPLDHRAPGGRRIDVAVSRLASEKPSQRRGVLLTNPGGPGGSGLTYPAVLAASGLPQEVLDSYDIIGFDPRGVGRSTPVTCDLTEKQQWSGNFPPYAHTAADVTREAPYARKIAGQCENSATAWMLPHTTTANTARDMDLLRAALGEPRLSYLGASYGSYLGAVYTTLFPRRSDRIVLDSNLGPGGYDVTAMRLFARGLEDRFPDFAAFAVGHPEYGLGSTPEQITAKFYELAARLDAKPVQGVDGTAFRAFTFEQLYADSSLPRLAEFWQAVETGGELPLPELPAGLENLLASRLAVVCGDSRWPGTVREYQRNVAVDRLRYPMLGGSTASVNPCAYWPRERTEPPVRITGRGPSNVLMVQNERDPGTPLAGARELRRAFGGRATMVTVDQGGHGVYPYGGNTCANDAATTFLTTGERPARDLACAAQPGDATHSGDAAQPRNVSK, encoded by the coding sequence ATGCGCAGAAGTCTGCCCCTCGCCGTGACCGCCGCAGCGTTGACGGTGACCGCCCTTCCGGCGTCGGCGCCCGCGGCGACACCGTCCTCACCGGTGTCCGTGGCGGCCACGACGGCGCCGGCGCCCGGCGCCCTGCGGTGGGGCCCGTGCCCCGAGGGAGCGGCGGCACCCCGCCTGGAGTGCGCGACGCTCGAAGTCCCGCTGGATCACCGCGCCCCCGGAGGCCGGCGGATCGATGTCGCCGTCTCCCGGCTGGCGAGCGAGAAGCCGTCACAGCGACGCGGTGTGCTGCTGACCAACCCGGGCGGTCCGGGCGGCTCCGGCCTGACCTACCCGGCGGTCCTCGCCGCGTCGGGGCTGCCGCAGGAGGTGCTCGACTCCTACGACATCATCGGCTTCGACCCGCGCGGTGTCGGCCGCAGCACTCCGGTGACCTGCGACCTGACGGAGAAACAGCAGTGGAGCGGCAACTTCCCGCCGTACGCGCACACCGCGGCCGACGTCACGCGAGAAGCACCGTACGCCCGGAAGATCGCCGGGCAGTGCGAGAACTCGGCGACTGCGTGGATGCTGCCGCACACCACCACCGCCAACACCGCACGCGACATGGACCTCCTCCGCGCGGCACTGGGCGAGCCGAGGCTGTCGTACCTCGGCGCCTCCTACGGCAGTTACCTCGGCGCGGTCTACACGACGCTGTTCCCACGGCGCAGCGACCGGATCGTACTCGACAGCAATCTGGGTCCCGGCGGCTACGACGTCACGGCCATGCGGTTGTTCGCCAGGGGGCTTGAGGACCGCTTCCCCGACTTCGCCGCGTTCGCCGTCGGGCACCCCGAGTACGGTCTGGGCTCCACACCCGAGCAGATCACCGCCAAGTTCTACGAGCTCGCGGCCCGGCTGGACGCGAAGCCGGTCCAGGGCGTCGACGGGACCGCGTTCCGCGCGTTCACCTTCGAGCAGTTGTACGCCGACAGCTCTCTGCCCCGGCTCGCCGAGTTCTGGCAGGCGGTCGAGACGGGTGGTGAGCTGCCGCTCCCGGAGCTGCCCGCGGGCCTGGAGAACCTGCTGGCCTCGCGTCTCGCCGTGGTCTGCGGTGACTCGCGCTGGCCGGGGACGGTACGGGAGTACCAGCGCAATGTCGCCGTCGACCGGCTGAGGTATCCGATGCTGGGCGGCTCCACGGCAAGCGTCAACCCCTGCGCGTACTGGCCGCGGGAGCGGACCGAACCGCCGGTGCGCATCACCGGCCGCGGCCCGTCGAACGTGCTGATGGTGCAGAACGAGCGTGACCCGGGCACTCCACTGGCCGGCGCCCGGGAGCTGAGGCGGGCCTTCGGCGGGCGGGCCACGATGGTGACCGTCGACCAGGGCGGCCACGGTGTCTACCCGTACGGCGGCAACACGTGCGCCAACGATGCCGCGACGACGTTCCTGACCACGGGGGAACGCCCCGCGCGGGACCTCGCCTGCGCGGCGCAACCCGGTGACGCGACGCACTCCGGTGACGCGGCGCAACCCCGCAACGTAAGCAAGTGA
- a CDS encoding polysaccharide lyase family 7 protein: MTRFKSLATATVAGIVGTIAVLSTGSAAAADPNKAPGGNFDLSVWQLQEPVGSPGSPTTISSSRLQGANGYQDSYFYTDTRDGAMTFWAPEKGVTTPNSKYARSELREMNRNGSAADWSLKGSHRMDATLRVVSVTSNVCVGQIHLGSGGSSTKPLVELYYRANGDIVAGIENSPAGGQTPHTVGHVSLGKTWTYSIAVSGGRTIDLTVNGSTTHYTIPTSFDPYKQYFKAGSYNQSSSDSTTKGARVAFYGLTVSHN, from the coding sequence ATGACGCGCTTCAAATCCCTGGCCACCGCCACCGTCGCGGGCATCGTCGGTACGATCGCGGTCCTGAGCACCGGCAGTGCCGCCGCGGCCGACCCGAACAAGGCTCCGGGCGGCAACTTCGACCTCTCCGTATGGCAGTTGCAGGAGCCCGTCGGCTCTCCCGGCTCACCGACGACCATCTCCTCGTCCCGGCTCCAGGGCGCCAACGGCTACCAGGACTCGTACTTCTACACCGACACCCGGGACGGAGCGATGACCTTCTGGGCCCCGGAGAAGGGCGTCACCACCCCCAACTCCAAGTACGCCCGCTCCGAACTGCGGGAGATGAACCGCAACGGCAGTGCCGCCGACTGGTCCCTCAAGGGCAGTCACCGTATGGACGCGACCCTGCGCGTGGTGTCGGTGACCTCCAACGTGTGCGTCGGGCAGATCCACCTCGGTTCCGGCGGATCCTCCACGAAACCGCTCGTCGAGCTGTACTACCGCGCGAACGGCGACATCGTGGCCGGCATCGAGAACTCACCCGCCGGCGGCCAGACCCCGCACACCGTCGGCCATGTCTCGCTCGGCAAGACCTGGACGTACTCCATAGCCGTATCCGGTGGCCGGACCATCGACCTGACCGTCAACGGAAGCACCACGCACTACACGATCCCGACGTCCTTCGACCCGTACAAGCAGTACTTCAAGGCCGGTTCCTACAACCAGTCCTCATCGGACAGCACCACCAAGGGGGCCCGTGTCGCCTTCTACGGCCTGACGGTCTCCCACAACTGA
- a CDS encoding isocitrate lyase/PEP mutase family protein, producing MDFRTTVERAQRLKQLHAEYKPLVLPTVWDVWSARTAAGAGFPALTIGSHPLADSRGAEDHEGQTFEEVLAAVRPIIAAVDVPVSVDLEAGYGQQPADLVAGLIEAGGVGLNVEDTVHSDGGRVRGTQEHAKYIAGLRAAADDAGVPLWVNGRTDLFLHAKDASEVRDEAIERLRAMEQAGADSVYPVGIQDDDDLLTAVTGAVAVPVNSTAHPVKHDLERFRRLGVGRITYGPLLQIALTDAMKGMLGPWAP from the coding sequence ATGGACTTTCGTACAACAGTTGAGCGTGCTCAACGCCTGAAGCAGTTGCATGCCGAGTACAAGCCGCTCGTGCTCCCGACCGTCTGGGACGTCTGGTCGGCGCGTACGGCGGCCGGCGCCGGGTTTCCCGCGCTGACGATCGGCAGCCATCCACTTGCCGACTCCCGGGGGGCCGAGGACCACGAGGGGCAGACCTTCGAGGAAGTGCTCGCCGCCGTCAGGCCGATCATCGCGGCGGTCGACGTGCCCGTGTCCGTGGACCTGGAGGCCGGGTACGGACAGCAGCCGGCGGATCTCGTCGCCGGACTCATCGAGGCCGGCGGTGTCGGTCTCAACGTCGAGGACACCGTCCACTCGGACGGCGGACGCGTGCGCGGCACGCAGGAGCACGCGAAGTACATCGCCGGGCTGCGCGCGGCGGCCGACGACGCGGGCGTCCCGCTCTGGGTCAACGGGCGCACCGACCTCTTCCTGCACGCGAAGGACGCCTCCGAGGTCCGCGACGAGGCGATCGAGCGACTGCGGGCCATGGAGCAGGCCGGCGCCGACAGCGTCTACCCGGTGGGCATCCAGGACGACGACGACCTGCTCACGGCGGTGACCGGTGCCGTCGCCGTTCCCGTGAACTCCACCGCTCATCCCGTCAAGCACGACCTCGAACGCTTCCGCCGTCTCGGCGTCGGCCGGATCACCTACGGTCCGCTGCTGCAGATCGCGCTGACGGACGCGATGAAGGGCATGCTCGGGCCGTGGGCCCCCTGA
- a CDS encoding glycoside hydrolase family 125 protein: protein MQFPTSVEDHPLVRRAVRHLDSLGDRRHGQLLVRCLDDTLARTVRAMPDGSAFVVTGDIPAMWLRDSSTQLMPYLALLRDDKGLQDLVAAVLERQFDQIRRDPYANAFNPEPSGHAHDGDDLCVDPWVWEEKYEVDSLAFPLLLAHRFWRATGRTDHLDGAVRTAHSVLTVWRTEQDHERLSAYRFSRTSGPASDTLPAEGRGTPVARTGMTWSGFRPSDDACTYGYNVPANLCAAAALDGTAEMAHQVGDTALAEDATALAAELREGVARHGTVDHPDHGTIYAYEVDGLGNALLMDDANMPSLLSLPLVANVSTADPLYRATREFVLSPANPTWYRGTAAEGVGSPHTPEDHIWPIAIAVQGLTGDDEAARLAALRTLADTDAGTGAMHESFHKDDPRRFTRHWFSWANAMYAELALDVAGLGTRPLWSRPSPQASAPPGA from the coding sequence ATGCAGTTCCCCACGAGTGTCGAGGACCATCCGCTGGTCCGGCGCGCGGTGCGGCACCTCGACTCCCTCGGCGACCGGCGCCACGGACAGCTGCTGGTGCGCTGCCTCGACGACACCCTCGCACGCACCGTCCGGGCCATGCCCGACGGCAGCGCGTTCGTGGTCACCGGCGACATCCCCGCCATGTGGCTGCGCGATTCGTCGACCCAGCTCATGCCCTACCTGGCGCTCCTGCGGGACGACAAGGGCCTGCAGGACCTGGTGGCCGCCGTACTGGAGCGCCAGTTCGACCAGATCCGGCGCGACCCGTACGCGAACGCCTTCAACCCCGAACCCTCCGGACACGCTCACGACGGCGACGACCTGTGCGTGGACCCCTGGGTGTGGGAGGAGAAGTACGAGGTCGACTCGCTGGCCTTCCCGCTCCTGCTCGCCCACCGCTTCTGGCGGGCCACCGGCCGCACCGACCACCTCGACGGGGCGGTGCGCACCGCCCACTCCGTACTCACCGTCTGGCGGACCGAGCAGGACCACGAGCGCCTGTCCGCCTACCGCTTCTCGCGGACCTCGGGACCGGCGAGCGACACGCTGCCCGCAGAGGGGCGCGGAACGCCCGTCGCCCGGACCGGAATGACCTGGAGCGGGTTCCGCCCGAGCGACGACGCCTGTACGTACGGATACAACGTGCCCGCCAACCTGTGCGCCGCCGCCGCCCTCGACGGGACGGCCGAGATGGCACACCAGGTGGGGGACACGGCACTGGCCGAGGACGCCACCGCCCTGGCGGCCGAGCTGCGCGAGGGGGTCGCACGCCACGGAACGGTCGACCACCCCGACCACGGCACGATCTACGCCTATGAGGTGGACGGACTCGGCAACGCCCTGCTGATGGACGACGCCAACATGCCGAGCCTCCTCTCCCTGCCCCTGGTCGCGAACGTCTCCACCGCCGACCCGCTGTACCGCGCCACGCGCGAGTTCGTCCTCTCCCCGGCCAACCCGACCTGGTACCGGGGGACCGCGGCCGAAGGAGTGGGCAGCCCGCACACCCCCGAGGACCACATCTGGCCGATCGCCATCGCGGTGCAGGGCCTGACCGGCGACGACGAGGCGGCGCGGCTCGCGGCCCTGCGCACGCTGGCGGACACCGACGCGGGCACCGGCGCCATGCACGAGTCCTTCCACAAGGACGACCCGCGGCGGTTCACCCGGCACTGGTTCTCCTGGGCCAACGCGATGTACGCGGAACTCGCCCTGGACGTGGCCGGTCTCGGGACCCGCCCCCTGTGGTCCCGGCCCTCTCCCCAGGCGTCCGCGCCCCCGGGGGCGTGA
- a CDS encoding LacI family DNA-binding transcriptional regulator: protein MTARRGGGPTMHDVGKLAQVSAMTVSRVLKNDPGVSEATRERVFAAVDRLGYRRNETARSLRLGGSGMIGLVVTNLANPFYSRLALGVQEVATEYGFRMVLSNSAEQADREPGLVDGLVDHQVEGLIVVPAGSRQQHLAAAMRHVPVVLAARPPAGLDTDCVLVEDFHGAREATACLLAEGHTRIAFLGNPPSLYTGAERLRGFWAAHDEAGVEPDNSLIRQGLVDAATAEAATLELLGRPDAPAALFCTNNRISQGAIRALHKSATTLPLAGFDDFELSDILGLPLTLVSYDADEIGREAARLLIDRLGHKDAEQPPSRRVTIPTRVVRHGVHAGGRALGTPRTDT from the coding sequence ATGACAGCTCGTCGAGGCGGCGGGCCGACCATGCATGACGTCGGGAAGCTCGCACAGGTCAGCGCCATGACCGTGTCCCGCGTACTGAAGAACGACCCCGGAGTCTCCGAGGCGACCAGGGAACGCGTCTTCGCCGCGGTGGACCGGCTGGGCTACCGCCGCAACGAGACCGCGCGCAGCCTGCGGCTCGGCGGCAGCGGGATGATCGGGCTCGTCGTCACCAACCTCGCCAACCCGTTCTACTCACGCCTCGCGCTCGGCGTCCAGGAAGTCGCCACCGAGTACGGCTTCCGCATGGTGCTCAGCAACTCCGCCGAGCAGGCCGACCGGGAGCCCGGTCTCGTCGACGGCCTCGTCGACCACCAGGTCGAAGGGCTCATCGTCGTCCCCGCCGGGAGCCGGCAGCAGCACCTGGCCGCCGCCATGCGCCATGTACCCGTGGTGCTCGCCGCACGGCCACCCGCGGGACTCGACACCGACTGCGTGCTGGTCGAGGACTTCCACGGGGCCCGCGAGGCCACCGCCTGCCTGCTGGCCGAGGGGCACACCCGTATCGCCTTCCTGGGCAATCCGCCCTCGCTCTACACCGGGGCCGAACGACTGCGCGGGTTCTGGGCGGCACACGACGAGGCCGGCGTCGAGCCCGACAACTCCCTCATCCGGCAGGGCCTGGTCGACGCGGCGACGGCCGAGGCGGCGACCCTCGAACTGCTGGGCCGGCCCGACGCCCCCGCGGCGCTGTTCTGCACCAACAACCGCATCAGCCAGGGCGCCATCCGGGCCCTGCACAAGTCGGCGACCACCCTGCCGCTGGCGGGCTTCGACGACTTCGAGCTGTCCGACATCCTGGGCCTGCCACTGACCCTCGTCTCCTACGACGCCGACGAGATCGGCCGGGAAGCCGCACGCCTGCTCATCGACCGCCTGGGACACAAGGACGCGGAGCAGCCCCCGTCCCGCCGCGTCACGATCCCCACGCGCGTCGTCCGCCACGGCGTCCACGCCGGGGGCCGCGCCCTCGGTACCCCGCGGACCGACACATAA